Genomic segment of Zingiber officinale cultivar Zhangliang chromosome 11B, Zo_v1.1, whole genome shotgun sequence:
TTGTGAAGAGCTTTTTTCCTTGTGAACTATTTACTGAAACCCTAGTAACTGGGCTACTGCAGAATTAGAAGGCTTGAATGACGTCAGTCTAAAAGATGGTATCAGCACATGGAGTAGCCATCTGTAATTCTGTATAAAGAGGGTTTTCATGGATACATATTCCAAAATAGAATAGTTACAAACTGACATCATTTGCATCTGCTAACTCTTTTCCAAACACAACCCAAGTGAAAAAGGGAGTAGTGAGTAAACATGCAAGCGACTTCTGAAGGTTTTGGCTATATTGAACAAGAATAGATGGAGAATATCTCACtagtttaagttttattaaaTATCAAACAAAATAACCAACCTATAATCTTCACTTGCTACTGAGAAAATCACAGAGACAAAACAGAGACAGAAAGAAAATAGCATTGAAATACTTGTAACCAAGAAATCCTAATGATTCTTCAACAGAAACCTGGAGAAATGTAATTTTGCATGGCAACTAGAATAACCCAAACTTAATTACACAGGAAGTAATGTAAATGAAACCTGTTATAGTCAAATTGCATATCAATCACTAATCCCAGAATACTCCTTAAAGGATAAACTATCTCCCATCAACCGCCCCAACTGTGACAAATCAATATATCAGTCAATGGATGATTTATCACAACATAATTTGCAATATCCAAAATCAAACCATATGAAGATTTCGGCTAATTGAGGTGCATTGCAAAGTCAATTGAGTCATAAATCTACTACAATTGGTATGTTCTTAAGCTTTATCTGCCAAAGTTTGGGCTTATGAAGTtaacaattcaatttttcattggCTCGGATCAAGATTATTTATACTAGAACTGAGTCCAATATTTGGTGAAGGGAATCAGTACGAAAGGGCTAGGGCTATCTATGATGATAGAACATTCTATCTATTATGTGATGTGATTTAGAGATTAGGCTTTGAGGACATCAAGTCCTACATGGGAAAGACTGAAAACCATAATTTACTTCACAATTGGCAAGTTTATAAGGCTTCCTGAATCTACTATCACCACTTTGGGTTTAAATATTCTATGCCTATAGTTTAAGTTTGTCAAGTCAGTAAATTTTCTTATGGTCTCAGATAGGGATGATTATCAACTTAACCAACAAGAAGGTATAATTCAAAGACAGATATCAACCTCCATTTCAAAACCAAGTCGTGTTTTGATGCTTAACAGGATAAGTCTTTGACATAAAGCAAACTATATGGCCTTTCTTTCCCATTTCATTATCATCAAAGTCAAAAACGTACATCAAACTCTTCAAGTCTAGGTCCCCGATTCCAGCTTTGACAATAGTTAAAGCACATTATTTATTTGAGTCCATGCATTTAAACCTTATTTGACTCCATgcatttaaattcaaagtctgaACCCTCATCAAATAATTGCTAGATCAGTAAGGTTGAATCAAGGCAGAATCAATATCCATCGTGCCCCCACGGGTGTGATgcaatggtaaaaaaaaaaatcaagattcAAATCCCAATACGAATGAATATTTTGGAGATATGCTTCTGAGTATGCATAAAGTGTATTTCGAATTTACCCAACAAACCAGAAGAGAAAATTGTCTACTTATTatcgaaaaaaaaaaacctcttagAACAGACAATAATCACAGCCTCATTCATTTCCTGTACGTCCATAAAAATTTAAGAACATCTTTAACCGTTGAAAGAATCCTTAATCATGAAAGTAAACGATTTTCCTTCTGCTTTAAGTAGAAAGTCTTGCTTTCAGACATAACCTACTTGTGAACTATTCTATTGTCAGGCTCATGATTTTTCACCACACATTCGATAATTTTAGTGACACCTTCAAGAATACTGCAAGTTCGATTGAttgtttatcaaaaaaaataaaaaaaaataaaaaaaaaaatcaagcgaTGCAAAATTGACAATTCAATGGAACAATCACATGGAGCTTAACAAGCAACGATTAGTGCAAATTTTTCatcttttcttcatttttttccccCAAAACAGCATTTAGTAATTAGGAAAAAACaattaatgaaaaatctaaaaagagGATTAAGCGTatgaaacataaaatattttttttctttgggaatcgatttttttttttcattccacAAAACTCTTACTACTTCGAATCAGATGCATGTCAAAAGCCTTTTACTGCTGGTAGACAATTCAATATCGGATAAATAACAAATCAAATACAACACTTAGAAAATCCACCAAACCTTCAGTAGTAAGAGCAAACGAAATCAACGTCCGGGGACGAATCGAAACTTGCCCTAAGGAacataataaaagaaattattaacGCACAATCTACCTTGTTCCTGCGACCTAGAGTGCTTCAAAATCCCCTCAGCTTGCGTGTCTGCTTTCTCCACTTCTTCCGCCAAAGTTTACCGACGAAGGATATCGAACCTTTTGTCTCCTTACCCAGCTGATTTATACGGCGAAGCCAGAGATGCGGTGACCGTACCATTCCCATCAAAAGATTCCTAAGTCATTTAAAAATCGACCGTCCAACAAGACAGATCACGCGGCCATTGATCACTATTCCCCATTCCACACACGCTTTCATCACGTACGTGAGGATCACGTGATGTGCGTCGTGAGAAACCCTCCGCCGGACACAGGGGGGTGCCAAGTCGGACCTCATGCGTCGGGCTGGCGATCCGACTGATGTTGATAGAGTACCACCCATTTTGACTCCATCCTGGTCGTTCATTATGCCGCGCCCCTTTCACACGGAGAATGACGTGTAGCTGGGTCCATTTTTAGAGGAAAACCTTTCTACGTAATGCATCCACGGtggtaaaaattattggagaggtatttttttttaatgattcttACGTTATCATAtccatataaaattaaaaattttcattcATTTTTCAAAGGAAtctctcaaaattattttttcttcgtCACAACAATAACGTATCCAAATATACCCAATCAAATTGGTTCCAAGATATAATGCATTTGActatatcataatttttttcaaaGATATTCTTAGAACTTTCGAatggatttaaaatatttgtggCAAAGAATCTCCTGTTTTTCTCACCAATTGATTGTTACTTATTCTTAATAATATGTTGTGTAAAATAAAAGACATACGTAGTTGAAAAAGTCATATTTGAAGAATAGATGATTCTAGTTTTCTGGTATATATATAGGATGGTTTATAACGattaatttataataaatattttataacagaTCCTTTTAATGTCTATTTAGAATAAATAaagtattaaaaatatatttataaatatttttaaaaattaaaaattaattgttgAACAACCGGTAAATTGTAagtataaaatcattttaaaattagcaGCTCCCAAGCCGCACCTCCTTCTCACTATTTGATATCATAATTGTGGATGAATTTAATCCTGTATGTACAAAAAAAATATAACCACCTCACATATTAGAGTGAtagttattatatataattttagttaTGTAATTACAAAATTATAAAGAATAAAACATAACTAACTAGTTGTTTGATTCAACCtagataatataataaaaatttatttatttaaagatttaatgaataatctaatttaatattttactatattaccctcgattataaaataaattatattattattattattattattaaactctatttctttttttttttatgtttgttttactttttcattttctatgttttacccttgtttttttttccttttttacaattttttatttttttttgtttttaaaatttttacatttttaaaattttttacggttttttttccttttttcactttttgacatttttttgtttttttatttttctttattattaaACTCtacgtttttctttttttttaatgtttgttctgaccttttctttttctttgttttacctttttttattttttttatgttttttatgttttttaattttttacatttttatttttttttacgttttttttttccttttttttcactttttggcatttttttttctatttttatgttttttatttttaaaatttttctttatttttaaattttttttacgtgATGTTTTTACTTctgtaaagtttttttaaatatattttccatttttttccgTTAAGTTTTTCTTTTTTGATTGAGCATGAAATGAAAtcataattatctaaattaaataaaattttcattaataattttaaatttataatcaaGATTATCAAAAATAACGTCAACCAAACATCCCTTAAAATGAATCTTATCATCCCAAcgtgagaggagaaggcactGTCACAGGGTCAAATTAACCGTAATTATGAATGCTATGGGTTCCGTTTATCATTCGCGCCCGCCATGCCATTGGAGCAAATGCACAACCTCGGCCGGGGTCTAAAAATTATAAAGACGGGTATTTGCCGAGTAATTGGGAACGCTAGCAAAGGAGTTAGGATGCGGTAGAGAACAATGTCACATTAACCATGGAACTAAAACGTTCACCCAACTTTTCACTGCCGGAGCTGAAAAACCAAAAGCAGTATTATTCAaaataaaaatccatcaaaagatgAAATGGTTGTCCTTCACACGATCGCATCCAAACCCAAAGACGAAAGGATCGATGAACTCAAAAGAACGGTAATGTTTGATTTTCACCTTCAATTTCAATATCGCAATTCTCGTCATCTTCGGCTCGGTAGGGTCACGCCAAATGAGATTTATCTCAGTCCACACACAAGAAAATCCATATCACTATCTTCCTTATCTCCAACTGCATCGCTGCAAAACCCTAATCCTCTTTAGTCTCAGTCTCCCCGATGGCTTCCTCCgccttccacctcttctcctcgCCCTACTCTCGCCTTTACCATCCCCATTCTTCAGGCCAAAAGATTCCCGCTGGCTCCTTGTCTGTCCTTCactgctcctcttcttcttcttcttcctccagtgCGAACTCTGATCTTGACGTAAACTCAAACCCGACCGCTACCACTGAACCTAGCCCATCCGAAGAGCTCCCGGAGATCCCTCCGTACGCAAACACCTCCTTAGAGATCGAGAAGCGATGGAAATCGGCGATACTCCGCGATTCCCGTCGGAGCTCCGCGCTACAGCGGCCGGAGCCGCCCAACTTCGAGATCGGGTGGAAGCGGACCAAGGAGATCAAGGTCGAGAAGCCCAAGGGGTGGGTCGTCGCGGACTTCCTCGACAAGCTGGAGACCTTGATGGGCCGGGGGCAGTTCGGGTCCCCGGCGCTGCTGGCGAAGACCGGAGAGATCGTGGCGGAGCGGGCTCGGGAGGAGGCGGAAGTGCTCCTCGCCGGAGGCGAGGTGGAGGACCGAATGGTGACGGAGCTCAACCGCGTCCTGCGCCTCATGGAGATGGATCTGGCCATGGTGCGCGCCGCCGTCAAGGAGGAGACGCTGGCGGAGCGGGTCGAGCAAGCCCGCGCCCGCTGCCGCCAGGCCATCCTGGTGGCCCTTTCCTTCTGACACCGCCCTATCGTGCACTCAACTACCCAACGCAAGCGAGGTGTTCGACGAAATGCCAAGGTCAAAAGATCACTGTCTTATAATAATTGACTCGATAGGGGCTTGTGCATAACTCTCtgtaaaacaaaattttcagaaTTATTGATCTCTTCTCGGttcaaaatcatgtgattcagATTCAATTCTCACATCAAAATGAGTACAATCCTCAGCAAGTTTGTTCTTGTTTAGGCACTTCACCAGCTGTGTTCACGCTTGATGCTGAAAGTGAGAGAGACAGTAGTTCTCTATTTCGAGCTTCTAAAATTTGCATATCTTTTGTTGTTCTTAAACTTCATAAGAGAGGCTTTTATTTATCATTGGCACGACATCTCAGTACTCTTGCTAGTTCCGAAATACAAGTTCAAAAAGTTACAAATTCTAGTTTACATgaaataaataagaaattttattagttcacatgatttttctggctgttaaaatatatttttaaattttttgtcaCACCAATTTAAAATATATTGGATGCGATCGGAGTATCATTGAATGGAAACGTTAACAGTTCGCCTCTCGTCCCAGCTCACATTTCCTCGCTTTCAAGAATCACCCCACCTCCCTAACGAACACAGCAACAAAATTCTCTGTCTCCCTAATTATGAAGTCTTCTTGTTGCTGCCGCCGCTGCTGTTACCCTCTTTCCTTCCTCTAAAATCCTCTCCAAATCAGTGTTTGAATTTTGTGGAAACGATAGCAGGAGCAGTGCACCATCCCTCTAAAAGAACAATGGCAACCAGGGTGAAAGGACTATTCAGGGGATTCAAGCACATATCAAAGATCTTCTGTAAATGCTTTAATTGGCTCTGTTGTTATTTTCCTTTCGTTATTTTAAATTTGTGTTTCTCTCCTTCTCTGGTTTCTTCTGGTTTGGTAGCTGCTAAGGAGGATGAAATGGAGATTGGACATCCAACAGATGTCAAACATGTAGCACATATTGGTGGGAATTGCGACTCTGTCCATTCTCCAAGTTGGGTATGAAGAATAATAATTCCTCTAATGTTACACATTTTTCTTTCATGAATAGCGATGTTGTGAATGTGATCTTTGCCTTGTTCAAATGCAGATGAAAAGGTTCAATTCCACAGCTGATTTCTCTTCTCTCGGCAATGTTGGGCAAGCTAGACGATCGCTTTCGGGTTCTCAAGGTACAGTCTTCATTCATCATCTTCATCAGCAGAATACTAAACATGACTGAAAGTGCCATGTTTTGCATTGTATCAGGATCCTATCGAGCAAGAGGCATCGAAACATCGTTCCAAGACAGTAATAGCTCTGAAACTGGCACTCCCAGAGCTCCAAAACAGATGAAGAGGAGAAAACACCGACCTGAATCCTCCTCCTCAAGGCCTTCGAAAAAGGCATCAAGAGTCAGAGCTCCATATGTAGCTTCACTGGGAGATGATAATGAAGCACCAGACCAGCTCCGAGGAATTTAGATTTCATATCTGATGATAAGGAAAATCATATAAATGCATTGAAAGTTGCTGCTCTGTTCAATGTCTTTTTTTTTCCCCCCTGTTTTGCTTTTAATTATGGTGACAAAAGACGATTCGCTCACCCAGTACCTTCGTCAGCCCGTCCCCGAGCTAATTCGGAAGATGTTTTACTTTTAATTATGGTTGTATATTGGATTGTGAATGCAAATGAAGCTTATGTAATACAATTCCGATGAGCAATTCCTTCAATAATTCTATTTTCTTCTCAAAGAATTATCATAAATTGATTGTTGCATTTTCTTCTCCCCCAGTGATGGAAACATTGCCCATTCGCTCTGGCCCCTAGACCAATTATGCCAACTGCCAATCAACATAGATGGGCCTTAAGCTCATGGATCACCTCCACACCACCATGTAAAAAAACCCAATCTGCATGAGGTTAATatgtgtagctttatttgcaagaCATGAATATTCTCATAGCAGGAGCAAACTGGAAAAGTATAACTTGCAAGGGCAGTCAGACAGGTGGGGCAAAAGCAAAAAAAATTATTCAGCAAAAAGACTTGTGCTTTGCCTCAGATAGCAGTCTTCTAATGGCACATCCTGGATGAGTTCTACAAATACCATCATTCGTGATAGCCTACAACATATCTCAGACTCGAACTAAttcaaacttcttccttaatggcAAACTCGTCGCTATGCCTGGTTTTAGCCTCCTCCTTCATGGTTCTATCATTAGCTGCTGGGACACAGTTCAAGGTAGGTGGCTCGGGAAGATGGAGTGCGCCTGACAACAATGCCATGACCTACAATCAGTGGGctgaaaaaaatagatttaagatTGGTGATTCCATAGGTGAGTTCCACAACAACTAGTTCAAAATTGTTGCTTTCTATGATTAATTGGCCATTTATCTTAACGATTTCAATTCGAATAATTTGAATGAAGTGTTCACGTACCTCCCGGACGAGGACTCTGTTTTGTTAGTTGATGACGACGTTTACAAGAGCTGCAACACCTCCTCCCACATAGACCAATTCAACGACGGCAACACGGTGTTCACCTTCACCCACTCCGGCAACTTCTACTTCGTCAGCGGAGTCAAAGACAACTGCGACAAGAACGAGAAGCTACACGTGGTCGTCTTGGGCGACAGGACGAATAAGAGTTCGCCGGCGCCCGCTCCTCTGCCTGCTTCGCCTCCGGCGGAAGGAGCCACCGGGGAACCATCGCCGCCGCCGAATGCGGCCGCTGCCAAGGTTGTCGGCGTGGTGAGCTCACTGGGGGCTGCTGCGATCGCAGCTCTTTCGTTCACTTTTTGAGATTTGCTGTTGACTATAGACGTCTTGCGTGGTGTGCGGTGTGTTACGTTTGATGAGATTGACTTATTCGATTGCTGAAGCTTGAGTTGATTGAATAATTTAAAACAATGTAAATTATGATTGGTTTGAATCTTGTTATCATCATCATTATTATTAAATACTCTTTCTTTTTAACTCCAATATAATTACTAAAAACTATGAgagttgatcctgtctgaaagctggAGAGATGACACGCTAGATAGATGATTGTGAGGTTGACTAAATAAAGGCTTTAGATTGGAACAGGGGCTATGAACAGGAGCGAAAATCCTTCCTGTGTACACTCGAGAAAGTAGACAAATGTTGTGCCAAAAACCAAGGGTCTTTGGCGAAGTTCATTCGACGGTCAAGTCAATGTAATATTTCAGCAGGAAATCGAATAGTAGATGTGTTGCAGAGCGTGTGCGTAGTAAATATGTGTTCTAAAGCGTGTTTTGCCATCGGAGATGACCCCCTTTATATACTACCTCTAATAACCTCTGCAATCATAAAATGACAGAGAATGTTGAGTGTCAGAAGTTGTCGAGTAAGGAAATATGTATAGCTTGAGAGGCGTATAGTCACCGCCCAAGGAATCTTCTGTTATCCGTGTGTACCCTTTTTGTAACTTACGTCATTAATGCGACGGTTGAAGGAATATACTGTCATAATGTGTCGGTTGATAGAAAGTGCAGAGTTGTTTTCAAGATTAataaaagaatattctctgacaaacaGTTATTATTTTCTGACAGACTATTGTGATTCTCTGACAATGTGGTCTCCGAAGATAACCCGGCTGTATATTTAGCCGACCGGGTATATTTACATAAAAACAGAGTATTGAGTATAATACGACGTTCGACCCTTAAAACTACTCGAACATATGTTGTGTAATGCTAGAGATTTGATTATGAATAGAGAATCAAGTCTCCTAAGTCCGGACAACTTTATGACCGACCGATTATACACAaggatatttatttttggaaaatgGGAAAATAAGCCCTGAGAGGCTCGACCGGTGCTTTCCGCTGATCGTCCTTGTACTGGAAGGCTTGTCCCTAAAGTGATATCTAAGCTCTAGAAATTCGGTCAGATTCCTTCTGATATTTGTCTTGTATGTTTGCTCAGCGAAGATAAGAATAATGAGCCTTGTAATTCTAATCAATTGTATACCCGATTGCTCATATACAGAGGACGGCGGAATGAACAGTGAAAGCTCATATACTTGACCGGTTGCTAGATTGACCCACTGTATACTAGTCACCCAAAGCGGGATGCTAGGTCCCCGGATCCTGTTCGAATATTACTCCCAAACTAGCTTGTCGTCGGTCAGAACTCTCTTGAACCTGAGCGGATGATGGTTGGTCAAGTATATGCTAGATGTCTTACCATAAGCAGGGAGCACTAGGCTCCCTTGGTTTGAACGACCTATTGGTCGGTCGTCCTTATATTGAGAGTCTTAGCGTTGGGCCAGGAGCTAAGTCTTGTTGAGAGTGAATCGATCTCTTGACTGTCACCTCCCTTTGACTTTCATTTTGACTTTGATTGCAATATCATATCTGGGTTCATCTGTAACTGTCCGATCAAGTGCAATTGCAAAATAACACTGTAAATCAGAAGGCAAATATCCTTGATTACACATATTGATTAAAAGATCCATATACATCGAATGTCCACAACTTCATGGGCACGATTAGAGTTTCCAGGCTCGTTAATTATCCAAAGTGAAGGTTTATCCCACATGTAGTCTACTAACATGGACAAAGGAATTAAACAAATCCCTCTATTCTTCAGCATTGAAGATCCATTTGTACCATCAGTAAACTTGAATTCATCGTCAACTTCTTTCAGTTCTTGCTCATTCATGACCTAAAACCCCAatttatttaatcaaaattatcaaaagcaTCAAAACTAAATGAAATGGGGAAAAATAAAAATGCCTGTGGTGTGCCTTTCTGAAGGGTGTGATAATCTTTCTTCGTTGGATTGATAGTCAAGTAACTCTCAATAACCTGCTTGTAGATTAAAAAGAATATATTGTCTTACATAAGAGGGATCATGAGGATTATAAATAAGTACTTAAATTCACGTTCTATATATGACCTTGGGGCTATTAAGAGATG
This window contains:
- the LOC122035104 gene encoding uncharacterized protein LOC122035104 isoform X1 is translated as MEIGDTPRFPSELRATAAGAAQLRDRVEADQGDQGREAQGVGRRGLPRQAGDLDGPGAVRVPGAAGEDRRDRGGAGSGGGGSAPRRRRGGGPNGDGAQPRPAPHGDGSGHGARRRQGGDAGGAGRASPRPLPPGHPGGPFLLTPPYRALNYPTQARCSTKCQGAVHHPSKRTMATRVKGLFRGFKHISKIFCKCFNWLCCYFPFVILNLCFSPSLVSSGLVAAKEDEMEIGHPTDVKHVAHIGGNCDSVHSPSWMKRFNSTADFSSLGNVGQARRSLSGSQGSYRARGIETSFQDSNSSETGTPRAPKQMKRRKHRPESSSSRPSKKASRVRAPYVASLGDDNEAPDQLRGI
- the LOC122035104 gene encoding rRNA 2'-O-methyltransferase fibrillarin-like isoform X2 gives rise to the protein MEIGDTPRFPSELRATAAGAAQLRDRVEADQGDQGREAQGVGRRGLPRQAGDLDGPGAVRVPGAAGEDRRDRGGAGSGGGGSAPRRRRGGGPNGDGAQPRPAPHGDGSGHGARRRQGGDAGGAGRASPRPLPPGHPGGPFLLTPPYRALNYPTQARCSTKCQGAVHHPSKRTMATRVKGLFRGFKHISKIFSAKEDEMEIGHPTDVKHVAHIGGNCDSVHSPSWMKRFNSTADFSSLGNVGQARRSLSGSQGSYRARGIETSFQDSNSSETGTPRAPKQMKRRKHRPESSSSRPSKKASRVRAPYVASLGDDNEAPDQLRGI
- the LOC122034796 gene encoding early nodulin-like protein 1 is translated as MANSSLCLVLASSFMVLSLAAGTQFKVGGSGRWSAPDNNAMTYNQWAEKNRFKIGDSIVFTYLPDEDSVLLVDDDVYKSCNTSSHIDQFNDGNTVFTFTHSGNFYFVSGVKDNCDKNEKLHVVVLGDRTNKSSPAPAPLPASPPAEGATGEPSPPPNAAAAKVVGVVSSLGAAAIAALSFTF